In Candidatus Eisenbacteria bacterium, one genomic interval encodes:
- a CDS encoding NAD(P)/FAD-dependent oxidoreductase yields the protein MTNQPFDVLVVGAGISGICAAYHLQRSCPDRTYTILEARDDIGGTWDLFRYPGIRSDSDMYTLGYSFKPWTNPKAIADGPSIIAYLREAAKENGIDRNIRFGHRVRRAAWSSDEARWTVEAERGERKEPVRFTCNFLFMCSGYYDYARGYSPELPGIERFAGRVVHPQKWTPDIEWAGKRVVVIGSGATAVTLVPAMAKTAAHVVMLQRSPTYIVSMPAEDRIANGLRRILPARLAYAITRWKNVLFTLWFYRFCRRNPARARALITGWLQKELGPGYDISPNFDPRYNPWEQRVCLVPDGDLFQSMRQGQVSVVTDQIETFTEHGLRLRSGKQLDADLVVTATGLNLLFLGGLEVTVDGRRVDFTKTFAYKGMMFSDVPNLALAVGYTNASWTLKAELICRYVCRLLNHMAKSGARQCTPRLHDATVEEAPFLDLTSGYVTRSMHLFPRQGTKVPWRLHQNYALDLMMIELGNVDDGVMEFSAPQAASAPIAAAG from the coding sequence ATGACGAATCAACCCTTCGACGTTCTCGTCGTCGGCGCCGGCATCTCAGGGATCTGCGCCGCGTACCACCTCCAGAGGAGCTGCCCCGATCGCACGTACACGATCCTCGAAGCGCGCGACGACATTGGCGGGACCTGGGACCTCTTCCGCTATCCCGGCATCCGCTCGGACTCGGACATGTACACGCTGGGATACTCGTTCAAGCCGTGGACGAATCCCAAGGCCATCGCCGACGGGCCGTCGATCATCGCGTACCTGCGCGAGGCCGCGAAGGAGAACGGCATCGATCGGAACATCCGCTTCGGCCACCGCGTGCGGCGGGCAGCGTGGTCGTCGGACGAGGCGCGGTGGACGGTCGAGGCGGAGCGCGGCGAGCGCAAGGAGCCGGTGCGCTTCACGTGCAACTTCCTCTTCATGTGCAGCGGCTACTACGACTACGCGAGGGGCTACTCGCCCGAGCTCCCCGGCATCGAACGCTTTGCGGGCCGCGTCGTCCACCCGCAGAAGTGGACGCCGGACATCGAGTGGGCTGGCAAGCGCGTCGTCGTGATCGGCAGCGGCGCCACCGCCGTGACGCTCGTGCCGGCGATGGCGAAGACGGCCGCCCACGTCGTCATGCTGCAGCGGTCGCCCACCTACATCGTCTCCATGCCGGCGGAGGACCGCATCGCGAACGGGCTGCGCCGCATCCTCCCTGCTCGCCTCGCCTACGCCATCACGCGCTGGAAGAACGTGCTCTTCACTCTGTGGTTCTACCGCTTCTGCCGGCGCAACCCCGCGCGCGCGCGAGCGCTCATCACGGGATGGCTCCAGAAGGAGCTCGGCCCCGGCTACGACATCTCGCCGAACTTCGATCCGCGCTACAACCCGTGGGAGCAGCGCGTGTGTCTCGTGCCGGACGGCGATCTGTTCCAGTCGATGCGGCAGGGGCAGGTCTCGGTGGTGACCGACCAGATCGAGACGTTCACGGAGCACGGCCTCCGCCTGCGCTCGGGCAAGCAGCTCGACGCCGACCTCGTCGTGACCGCGACCGGCTTGAACCTCCTCTTCCTGGGCGGCCTCGAGGTGACCGTCGACGGCCGCCGCGTCGATTTCACGAAGACCTTCGCCTACAAGGGCATGATGTTCAGCGACGTGCCGAACCTCGCGCTCGCGGTCGGCTACACGAACGCGTCCTGGACCCTCAAGGCCGAGCTCATCTGCCGGTACGTGTGCCGGCTGCTGAACCACATGGCGAAGAGCGGAGCCCGGCAGTGCACGCCGCGCCTGCACGACGCGACCGTCGAGGAGGCGCCCTTCCTCGATCTCACCTCGGGCTACGTCACACGGTCGATGCACCTCTTCCCCAGGCAGGGGACGAAGGTGCCGTGGCGACTCCACCAGAACTACGCGCTCGACCTGATGATGATCGAGCTCGGAAACGTCGACGACGGCGTGATGGAGTTCTCCGCGCCGCAGGCGGCGAGCGCCCCCATCGCGGCCGCCGGCTGA
- a CDS encoding FUSC family protein, producing MASATSNFEALVAAELAPTPGRGRATSRIVVACVVATAVVMAFHIPHGHWAIITIFTVSQPNAGASLTKGVQRLIGTFGGGVVGIVVATVFADQPWIRAPLLGVIAIAGLFLSRTTTAPYVGLLGAFTALIVVAAAGNSDPNAAVAVGLWRIVLICIGVTIGTIAQLVLWPDDPEEALLDELTARVDAAVRGIRRCLDGTPQALAPEPTALIQSGLVQHLDLLANAEASHPALRLRHIEQLTLIEAVEHLLTGSLALERAASTEGTSTLPLAPRLRELLARCEQIRDALVHRAPPGAVATGTWTDAATAGTGATHLLPAVREMERALHDIVAAAGGLGEAGHHAAAALPRSPLDTPGPASFFTPAFSPLNHADLAFALKGGLAASICYVLTNALVWPGIETSIWTCLVVAQSSFGAIVQKEILRLVGAILGGVLGMIAIVVAMPNLEGLVGLLVVVAIGSAIAGWIMSGSARIGYAGVQTGLAFGICVVDAAGPITTLTPARDRVLGVLIGILVAGFVYRALGPALASVQMRESMARTLRSLAALARVGVVAPSVEVAPNRGHRWTVYQGLATTMRLHDEAQFEAGGGRPEMVAARDTILGLVRDAQAVFLVLLDLVRHRLNVDLGDRSGPSRAGRRELAAGIADMLLWAAARVEGKPTPDPPDLVTLLAHAEQAGATAATGTAEQAEHLRARLLLYRDLVGTLELLDRDVASATAGT from the coding sequence GTGGCGAGCGCAACGTCGAACTTCGAAGCGCTCGTCGCCGCCGAGCTGGCACCGACACCGGGCCGCGGTCGGGCGACGTCGCGCATCGTCGTCGCGTGCGTGGTCGCGACGGCGGTCGTGATGGCCTTCCACATTCCCCACGGCCACTGGGCCATCATCACCATCTTCACGGTGAGCCAGCCGAATGCCGGCGCGTCGCTCACCAAGGGGGTTCAACGCCTGATCGGGACGTTCGGCGGCGGTGTCGTGGGCATCGTCGTGGCGACCGTGTTCGCGGACCAGCCGTGGATCCGCGCGCCGCTGCTCGGCGTGATCGCGATCGCGGGTCTGTTCCTCTCCCGGACCACGACGGCGCCGTACGTCGGGCTCCTCGGCGCCTTCACGGCCCTGATCGTCGTCGCGGCCGCGGGCAATTCCGATCCGAATGCCGCGGTCGCAGTCGGGCTCTGGCGCATCGTCCTCATCTGCATCGGCGTAACGATCGGCACCATCGCGCAGCTCGTCCTGTGGCCCGACGACCCCGAGGAGGCCCTGCTCGACGAGCTAACGGCGCGAGTGGACGCCGCGGTCCGAGGGATCCGTCGTTGCCTCGACGGCACGCCGCAGGCCCTGGCGCCGGAGCCCACGGCGCTCATCCAGAGCGGCCTCGTGCAGCACCTGGACCTGCTCGCGAACGCCGAGGCGAGTCATCCGGCGCTGCGCCTCCGCCACATCGAGCAGCTGACGCTCATCGAGGCCGTCGAGCATCTGCTGACCGGATCGCTCGCGCTCGAACGGGCCGCGAGCACCGAGGGCACGTCCACCCTTCCGCTCGCGCCGCGGCTGCGCGAGCTGCTCGCGAGGTGCGAGCAGATCCGCGACGCCCTCGTTCACCGCGCACCACCCGGCGCCGTCGCCACCGGCACGTGGACCGACGCCGCGACGGCCGGAACGGGCGCGACGCATCTCCTGCCCGCTGTGCGCGAGATGGAGCGGGCGCTGCACGACATCGTCGCGGCCGCGGGCGGGCTGGGCGAGGCCGGACACCATGCGGCGGCGGCGCTGCCGCGCTCGCCGCTCGACACACCCGGCCCCGCGAGCTTCTTCACGCCGGCCTTCTCGCCCTTGAATCACGCCGACCTCGCCTTCGCGCTGAAGGGCGGGCTCGCAGCGTCCATCTGCTACGTGCTCACCAACGCCCTCGTCTGGCCCGGCATCGAGACGAGCATCTGGACGTGCCTCGTCGTGGCGCAGTCGAGCTTCGGCGCCATCGTCCAGAAGGAGATTCTCCGCCTCGTCGGCGCCATCCTCGGCGGCGTGCTCGGCATGATCGCGATCGTGGTGGCCATGCCGAACCTCGAAGGCCTCGTGGGGCTGCTCGTGGTGGTCGCCATCGGCAGCGCGATCGCCGGCTGGATCATGAGCGGCAGCGCGCGCATCGGCTACGCCGGCGTGCAGACCGGTCTCGCGTTCGGCATCTGCGTCGTCGACGCGGCCGGGCCGATCACGACGCTGACGCCGGCTCGCGATCGCGTGCTCGGCGTGCTGATCGGCATCCTGGTCGCGGGCTTCGTCTACCGCGCGCTCGGGCCCGCGCTCGCGAGCGTCCAGATGCGCGAGTCGATGGCGCGGACGCTCCGCTCGCTGGCCGCGCTGGCGCGCGTCGGCGTCGTCGCACCCTCGGTCGAAGTCGCACCGAATCGCGGCCACCGGTGGACCGTCTACCAGGGTCTGGCGACGACCATGCGCCTGCACGACGAGGCGCAGTTCGAAGCCGGCGGCGGCCGCCCCGAGATGGTCGCTGCCCGCGACACGATCCTCGGGCTCGTGCGCGACGCGCAGGCGGTGTTCCTCGTGCTGCTCGACCTCGTCCGCCACCGCCTGAACGTCGACCTGGGCGATCGGAGCGGGCCCTCGCGCGCCGGCCGTCGCGAGCTCGCCGCCGGCATCGCCGACATGCTCCTGTGGGCCGCCGCGCGCGTCGAGGGAAAACCCACGCCCGACCCACCCGACCTCGTGACCCTGCTGGCGCACGCCGAGCAGGCCGGGGCGACCGCCGCGACCGGCACCGCCGAGCAGGCGGAGCACCTGCGCGCGCGGCTGCTGCTCTATCGCGACCTCGTGGGAACGCTCGAGCTCCTCGACCGCGACGTCGCCAGCGCCACGGCGGGAACGTGA